In Treponema primitia ZAS-2, a genomic segment contains:
- the aepX gene encoding phosphoenolpyruvate mutase, whose product MKTVYLGMTGDIIHPGIINIIQEAEKYGEVMVGLLTDSAIASHKRIPFLTYDQRKAVVENIKGVARVAPQEEWSYVPNLKKYRPDFIIHGDDWKSGPLSKIRDDVYALMAEQGGTVIEVPYTKGINSTAMNEAQHSIGTTPDIRLRALRRLIEVKPVVRIMEAHSGLSGLIIENLEIGKDDGVHSFDGMWSSSLTDSTSKGKPDIEAVDLTTRLQDLTNVLECTTKPIIYDGDTGGKSEHFVFTVRTLERNGVSAVIIEDKVGLKKNSLFGTEVNQELASIPEFSEKISAGKRAQVTRDFMIIARLESLIAGFPVSHALERAEAYVKAGADGIMIHSKEKSGGDIKEFCEKFHSGYSHVPIVLVPTTYNQFTEKELVAWGAKIIIYANHMLRSSYPAMLKTARVILENERSLEADSLCMSIKEILELIPGTK is encoded by the coding sequence ATGAAAACTGTCTATCTAGGAATGACCGGAGATATCATCCACCCAGGGATCATCAATATTATTCAGGAAGCTGAAAAATACGGTGAAGTTATGGTGGGACTCCTCACTGATTCTGCCATCGCATCCCACAAACGTATCCCCTTTCTCACCTACGATCAACGGAAAGCGGTGGTGGAAAACATAAAAGGTGTTGCCCGGGTGGCGCCCCAGGAAGAATGGAGTTATGTGCCGAACCTTAAAAAATACCGGCCCGATTTTATCATCCATGGGGATGATTGGAAAAGTGGTCCCTTGAGTAAAATCCGGGATGATGTGTATGCGCTTATGGCGGAACAGGGCGGCACGGTCATAGAAGTACCTTACACCAAGGGGATCAACTCCACCGCCATGAACGAAGCCCAGCATTCCATCGGCACTACACCGGACATCAGGCTCAGGGCTTTGCGCCGGCTCATTGAGGTAAAGCCTGTGGTGCGGATCATGGAAGCCCACTCGGGCCTTTCGGGGTTGATCATCGAAAACCTGGAAATCGGTAAGGATGACGGGGTTCACAGCTTTGATGGCATGTGGTCATCAAGCCTCACCGATTCTACTAGCAAGGGAAAGCCCGACATTGAGGCTGTAGACCTAACCACCCGTCTCCAGGATCTCACCAATGTTCTGGAATGTACCACCAAGCCCATCATCTATGACGGTGACACCGGCGGGAAAAGCGAGCACTTTGTATTTACCGTGCGTACCCTGGAACGAAATGGAGTATCCGCAGTAATTATTGAAGACAAGGTCGGGTTAAAAAAGAATTCCCTCTTCGGTACTGAGGTAAACCAGGAACTCGCTTCCATCCCGGAGTTTTCAGAAAAGATAAGCGCCGGAAAGCGGGCCCAGGTAACCCGGGACTTTATGATCATTGCCCGGCTGGAAAGCCTCATTGCAGGGTTTCCGGTTTCCCATGCCCTGGAGCGGGCCGAAGCCTATGTTAAAGCAGGCGCCGATGGTATCATGATCCACAGCAAAGAAAAGTCCGGGGGGGATATTAAAGAGTTCTGTGAAAAATTTCATTCCGGTTACAGCCATGTGCCCATCGTTTTAGTGCCCACCACCTATAACCAATTCACCGAAAAGGAACTTGTCGCCTGGGGGGCCAAGATCATCATCTACGCCAACCACATGCTCCGTTCTTCCTACCCTGCAATGCTTAAGACCGCCAGGGTTATCCTGGAAAATGAGCGGTCCCTGGAAGCGGATTCCCTCTGTATGTCCATCAAGGAAATCCTGGAACTAATTCCCGGAACAAAGTAA